Part of the Leifsonia soli genome is shown below.
CGCTCGCCCGGAAACGGCAGAGGGCGCTTTGCGAGTGCTCTCAGCCTTCGAGCACGGCCATCGCGGCGTTGTGTCCGCCGAGCCCGCTCACCGCGCCGCCGCGTCTGGCTCCGGAACCGCACAGCAGGATGCGCGGGTGCCGCGTCGCGACGCCCCAGCGCTGCGCGGGGGTGTCGAGCGGGTCGTCGTCCTCGGCGAACGGCCACGACAGCGGGCCGTGGAAGATGTTGCCGCCGGGCATGTTGAGCGCCTGCTCCAGGTCGCGGGTCGTCTTGGTCTCGATGCACGGGTTGCCGTCCGCGTCCGTCAGCAGCAGGTCTTCGACCGGCTCGGCCAGAACCGAGTTCAGGGAGGCGAGCACCGCATCCTGGAGCCGCCGGCGGGTCGCATCGTTGTTCCCGTCCGTCAGCCAGCGGTCGGGGGTGTGCAGGCCGAACACGGTGATGGTCTGCGCGCCCGTCTCGGCGAGCTCGGGATCCAGGATGCTGGGGTCGGCCAGGGTGTGGCAGTAGATCTCGCAGGGGAGGAGTTCGGGCATCACTCCGCGGGTCATGCCTGCGTAGGCCTCCTCGAGCTGCGTGTACGTCTCGTTGATGTGGAAGGTGCCGCCGAACGCGGCCTTCGGGTCGATCGCCTCGTCGCGGAGGCGGGGGAGCCGCTTCAGGAGCAGGTTCACCTTGACCTGAGCACCTTCCGCCTTCTGCGCAGGCGGATCGGCCGGTTCGCCGAGCAGGCGATCGAGCACCCCGGGGGCGACGTTGGCGAGCACGTGGCGGCCGACGACGCTGCGATCGTGCCCGTTGCGGCGGTATTCGACCGTTCCGTCCGGATCGATCCTCGTCACCTCGGCTCCGGTCACGATGCGCGCGCCGGCCTCGCGTGCGACGCGGGCGAGCTCGCCGGTGACGGCGCCCATCCCGCCGACCGGGACGTCCCATTCCCCGGTGCCCTGGCCGATCACGTGGTAGAGGAAGCAGCGGTTCTGAGCGAGGCCCGGGTCGCCCAGGCTGGCGAACGTTCCGATGAGAGCATCGGTGGCCACCACGCCGCGCACGAGGTCGCTCTGCAGGCGCGCCTCGATGAACTCGCCGATCGGGCGCTCGATCAGTGCCTGCCACAGCTCGTCGTCGCCGACCAGCGCGCGCGCCTCGGACCGCGTCAGCAGCGGTTCGGTCACGGTGGGCCAGAGGGCGCGCGCGAGCTCGCCGGTGCTCTCGTAGACGCCGTCGAAGGCCTCGGCGTCCTCGGCCGCGCCGACCCGGGTGAAGGATGCGGCGGTGGCCGCGGCGTCGGTGTTGTCGATCAGCAGTCCGGCGCCGTCGGGATCGCCGGGGACCGGCGTGTACGAGGAGTAGCGGCGGCGGGCCAGCCGGATGTCGAGGCCGAGATCCTCGATGATGCGCTGCGGCAGCAGGCTGACGAGGTAGGAGTACCGGGAGAGGCGTGCCTCGACCCCGGGGAAGGCCTGGGCGCTGACCGCGGCGCCGCCCACCTCATCCAGTCGTTCGAGCAGGATGACGGACTTGCCTGCGCGCGCGAGGTACGCCGCTGCGGTGAGGCCGTTGTGCCCGCCCCCGACGATCACGATGTCGTGGGTCGCAGCGGACGGCGAGGGGGAGCGGTCGGTCATGGAATCGACTCTAGCCGCGGTGGAGAACGGTCAGTTCTCCGCATCTTCAGTTCGCTCCCGGGGCCGCCCAGCGCCGGGTAATAGTGTCGTCATCATGGTCGACACAACGGATGGCGCCGAGGCGCGCCCGGCGACGATCGCTCACGAGGCGGTCGGGCTGGTGCAGCGCTGGCTCGCCGAGAGCGCGCGCGGGGCCGACGGCTCCTCGCCCCGCCAGGATCCCGCCGCCGAGAGACTCGCGGGGGTGCTCAGCGACCCCGACGGTCTCGACTTCGCGGTCGGCTTCGTCGACGGCGTCGCCCGCCCGCAGGACCTGTTCGTCGCGGGCTACAACCTGCAGCGGGTGGCGAAACGCATCCCGGTGTTCCTGCCGTGGTACATGCGGTTCGCGATCTGGCTGGGCGGCGTGTTCGGTCCGGTCCTGCCGTGGGTGGTGATCCCGATCGCCCGCCGCGTGCTTCGCCGGATGGTGGGGCATCTCGTGGTGGATGCGACCCCGGAGAAGCTGGGCCCTGCGATCGCCCGGCTGCGGTCGCCGGATCCGTCGGGCGGTCCCGGTGCCCGTCTCAACCTGAACCTGCTCGGCGAGGCGGTCCTCGGCGAGAAGGAGGCGCTCCGGCGCCTCGAAGGCACCCGCACCCTCCTGGCCAGAGACGACGTCGACTACGTCTCCATCAAGGTGTCGTCGATCGCCTCGCAGCTGTCGATGTGGGCGTTCGATGAGACGGTCGAGCGCGTGGTCGAGCGGCTGACACCTCTCTATGAGCTCGCCGCCGCGTCGCCGACGCCGAAGTTCATCAACCTCGACATGGAGGAGTACCGCGATCTCGACCTGACGATGGCGGTCTTCACCGGCATCCTGGGCAAGCCGCAGCTGCTCGGGCTCGAGGCCGGCATCGTGCTGCAGGCCTACCTGCCGGACGCCCTGGACGCGCTGCAGACGCTCACCGAGTGGGCGACCCGGCGGCGGGCGCAGGGCGGGGCGCCCATCAAGATCCGCGTGGTCAAGGGCGCCAACCTGGCGATGGAGCGGGTGGATGCCGCGATCCACGGCTGGCCGCTCGCCCCGTACGGCACGAAGCAGTCGACCGACGCGAACTACAAGCGCGTGCTGGACTGGGCCCTGACGCCGGAGCACGCGGACGCGGTGAAGATCGGCGTCGCCGGGCACAATCTCTTCGACATCGCCTACGCGTGGCTGCTCGCACAGAAGCGCGGGGTCACGGAACGGATCGACTTCGAGATGCTGCTCGGGATGGCCACCGCGCAGGCGGAGGCGGTCGAGCGGACGGTGGGCGGCCTCCTGCTGTATACGCCGGTCGTCGATCCGCGCGAGTTCGATGTGGCGATCTCCTATCTCATCCGCCGCTTGGAGGAGAACGCCAGCCCCGAGAACTTCATGTCCGCCGTGTTCCAGCTCGATTCCGACCCCGAGCTCTTCGAGCGCGAGAAGCAGCGGTTCCTGGCCTCCGTCGCCGAGCTGGAGGCCGATGCTGGACCGCGGGGAACCGCGCCCGTCCCGAACCGGCAGCAGGACCGAACGCGCGAGTGGGAAGAAGCGTCCGCGCCCTCCTTCACCCGTCCGCCCGCGCCCGCTCCGGTCACACCCGCCGCCACCGACGAGCAGGGGCTCACCAGCGTAGTGCTCGGGTTGACCCGCGGATCCGGCGGCATCGAGCTGCCGACGCCGAACGCACCCGCGGGGGCTGTGCCGGCGGAGGCCGCGCCGGCGGCGGTCCCGACGGAGCAGGCCGGCGACTTCCACAACGCTCCGGACACGGACCCGTCGCGTGCGGCGAACCGCGCCTGGGGCCGGCGCATCCTGGTCCGCTCCGCCGCTTCGACGATCGGCGAGGAGACCATCGCCGATGCGGCCGTCCGCGACGCCGGTCGTCTCGACGCCATCCTGGGGATGGTCGCGGAGGCGGGACGCGAGTGGGGGTCGCGCTCCGGGCACGAGCGCGCGGCGGTGCTCGACCGCGCCGGGC
Proteins encoded:
- a CDS encoding phytoene desaturase family protein, producing the protein MTDRSPSPSAATHDIVIVGGGHNGLTAAAYLARAGKSVILLERLDEVGGAAVSAQAFPGVEARLSRYSYLVSLLPQRIIEDLGLDIRLARRRYSSYTPVPGDPDGAGLLIDNTDAAATAASFTRVGAAEDAEAFDGVYESTGELARALWPTVTEPLLTRSEARALVGDDELWQALIERPIGEFIEARLQSDLVRGVVATDALIGTFASLGDPGLAQNRCFLYHVIGQGTGEWDVPVGGMGAVTGELARVAREAGARIVTGAEVTRIDPDGTVEYRRNGHDRSVVGRHVLANVAPGVLDRLLGEPADPPAQKAEGAQVKVNLLLKRLPRLRDEAIDPKAAFGGTFHINETYTQLEEAYAGMTRGVMPELLPCEIYCHTLADPSILDPELAETGAQTITVFGLHTPDRWLTDGNNDATRRRLQDAVLASLNSVLAEPVEDLLLTDADGNPCIETKTTRDLEQALNMPGGNIFHGPLSWPFAEDDDPLDTPAQRWGVATRHPRILLCGSGARRGGAVSGLGGHNAAMAVLEG
- a CDS encoding proline dehydrogenase family protein, translated to MVDTTDGAEARPATIAHEAVGLVQRWLAESARGADGSSPRQDPAAERLAGVLSDPDGLDFAVGFVDGVARPQDLFVAGYNLQRVAKRIPVFLPWYMRFAIWLGGVFGPVLPWVVIPIARRVLRRMVGHLVVDATPEKLGPAIARLRSPDPSGGPGARLNLNLLGEAVLGEKEALRRLEGTRTLLARDDVDYVSIKVSSIASQLSMWAFDETVERVVERLTPLYELAAASPTPKFINLDMEEYRDLDLTMAVFTGILGKPQLLGLEAGIVLQAYLPDALDALQTLTEWATRRRAQGGAPIKIRVVKGANLAMERVDAAIHGWPLAPYGTKQSTDANYKRVLDWALTPEHADAVKIGVAGHNLFDIAYAWLLAQKRGVTERIDFEMLLGMATAQAEAVERTVGGLLLYTPVVDPREFDVAISYLIRRLEENASPENFMSAVFQLDSDPELFEREKQRFLASVAELEADAGPRGTAPVPNRQQDRTREWEEASAPSFTRPPAPAPVTPAATDEQGLTSVVLGLTRGSGGIELPTPNAPAGAVPAEAAPAAVPTEQAGDFHNAPDTDPSRAANRAWGRRILVRSAASTIGEETIADAAVRDAGRLDAILGMVAEAGREWGSRSGHERAAVLDRAGHALEANRDRLIEVMAAETGKTIAEADPEVSEAVDFAHYYATRARELDAVQGAQFVPSALTVVAPPWNFPVAIPAGSVLAALAAGSGVIIKPAPQARRSAAVMVEALWESGIPRQLLALVDVAENELGQQLIADRRVDRVILTGSYETAKLFRSWRPDLPLLAETSGKNAIIVTPSADYDLAVSDIVKSAFGHAGQKCSAASLVILVGSVARSERFRNQLVDAVTSLRAGYPHDPTSQMGPLIEPASGKLLHALTTLGAGEEWLVEPRRLDGSGRLWSPGVRTGVQPGSYFHLTEFFGPVLGVMTARDLEEAIRYQNAVEYGLTAGLHSLDSDELALWLDTVEAGNLYVNRGITGAIVRRQPFGGWKRSSVGAGTKAGGPNYLFGLGSWVPEAGHSSSSLHLRGLETRVSDLIESGQSSMDYPSFDLVRRSALSDAIAVATEYHRVTDVSGLGVERNLFRYRPVPVAIRLSEGSSLPELLRVMAAATVARSPFSVSTPVKLPRGMHALLREREIEVVVESDAHWLSRVRARRIPAHRIRLIGGDPVALATALGGSPDVAVYSGPVTPSGRVELLTFLHEQAISITNHRFGNPTHLSDGLL